Proteins encoded within one genomic window of Babesia bigemina genome assembly Bbig001, chromosome : IV:
- a CDS encoding -PHD and RING finger domain-containing protein 1, translating into MCDSWEVDGRLLAKIDEYFDFNHRQVSGPATFSDGPNGSFSRHKRARILDSPTDDVVTVNSDTSDDAASDREGSYEPECIVCSEPFTDTSDVGVPMSCMHIFCYSCIKKWSNHTNVCPICKIEFNELRRLRWRQFVDYLSSSTRWSLKRLRRTVTPRIKNFKSLKEHLLSCLGAVPSQREWVSRKSLGEETDDSVGGCEVCGGDNYWEQMLLCDGCNLGFHLFCLNPPLTSIPPGDWYCKECLDSELQPPQDSHDAVASQSNTASARTTGRRLSGSRTTRLARRSRVELDSPITSRHSSVESDSEQRPTSSAASSGDSIGLGSAALGRNVETHLEPVSASQDVLLDLGADFFSGDGVHPGEHESGSVTLTRMPPSLASRTSGSASYPFSLEERERADRRQERNTSENSIATNEETIGTECGGLFSEPDSPSAVEFDRNNGGRAGDSKEAVNETALTPGGSVGVIANGNAGSMHEVNVENLNLDDLAFNANSLSVQSSQNQETLDPASILGDMSMEEIDRLFEDKPKRCMSFIYRYRTMMEREVRGNGRIQSMQNPRIQGSSVRYIF; encoded by the coding sequence ATGTGTGACTCGTGGGAGGTTGATGGCAGACTACTCGCCAAAATAGACGAGTATTTTGACTTCAACCACCGACAGGTCTCCGGCCCCGCTACTTTCAGCGACGGTCCTAACGGCTCGTTTTCTCGCCACAAACGCGCGCGCATTTTGGATTCCCCGACGGATGACGTCGTAACTGTCAATAGCGACACATCCGATGACGCAGCGAGTGATAGAGAGGGCTCTTACGAGCCCGAATGCATCGTTTGCAGCGAGCCGTTCACGGACACGTCGGATGTCGGCGTTCCCATGAGCTGTATGCACATTTTCTGCTATAGTTGTATTAAAAAGTGGTCGAATCACACGAATGTGTGCCCTATTTGCAAGATCGAATTCAATGAGCTGCGGCGCCTCCGGTGGCGTCAATTTGTCGATTATCTGTCGTCGTCCACTAGGTGGAGCCTCAAGCGGTTGCGCCGAACTGTAACTCCCCGCATTAAAAACTTCAAGTCGTTAAAGGAGCATTTGTTGAGTTGCTTGGGCGCCGTCCCGTCGCAGCGCGAATGGGTTTCCCGTAAGAGCCTCGGCGAGGAGACGGATGACAGCGTCGGTGGCTGCGAGgtctgcggcggcgacaaCTACTGGGAACAGATGTTGCTATGCGATGGCTGCAACCTCGGTTTCCATTTGTTTTGCCTAAATCCGCCACTGACTAGCATCCCACCAGGAGACTGGTATTGCAAGGAGTGTCTGGACTCAGAGTTACAGCCTCCCCAGGATTCACATGACGCTGTAGCCTCACAAAGCAACACTGCTAGTGCGCGTACAACTGGTAGACGTTTGTCTGGGTCACGGACCACCAGATTGGCAAGGAGGAGTCGTGTTGAATTGGATTCACCCATTACCAGCCGCCATTCTAGTGTAGAGTCGGACAGTGAACAGAGACCCACGTCGAGTGCTGCGAGTAGTGGTGATAGTATAGGGTTAGGTAGTGCAGCACTCGGCAGGAACGTCGAAACGCACCTGGAGCCAGTGTCGGCAAGTCAAGACGTATTGCTCGACCTGGGTGCCGATTTCTTCTCTGGGGACGGGGTACATCCGGGAGAGCACGAATCGGGCAGCGTGACATTGACTCGTATGCCTCCAAGTCTAGCGTCGCGTACTTCGGGGTCCGCGTCGTATCCTTTTAGCCTGGAGGAGAGAGAACGCGCGGACCGTCGACAGGAACGCAATACGTCTGAAAACTCGATCGCAACTAATGAAGAAACCATTGGCACTGAATGCGGCGGTCTTTTCAGTGAACCAGATTCACCGTCAGCTGTTGAATTCGATCGTAACAACGGCGGGCGAGCAGGAGACTCGAAAGAGGCAGTAAATGAGACAGCACTCACACCTGGCGGCTCTGTTGGTGTTATTGCGAACGGTAATGCGGGATCAATGCATGAAGTAAATGTAGAAAATCTAAACCTCGATGACTTGGCTTTTAATGCGAATTCCTTGTCTGTGCAAAGCAGCCAGAACCAGGAAACGCTTGACCCTGCAAGCATTCTGGGTGATATGAGCATGGAGGAGATCGACAGGCTTTTCGAGGACAAGCCTAAACGCTGTATGTCTTTCATTTATCGTTACCGAACGATGATGGAACGGGAAGTCCGTGGTAATGGTCGTATCCAATCCATGCAAAACCCTCGTATTCAAGGCAGCTCTGTGAGGTATATTTTTTGA
- a CDS encoding minichromosome maintenance protein 3, putative, translating to MSRMRGYLMRDGANPSPSQRSSLNSERLLTVSELGTSKSMGTYSEDYSSLTSGYSSHRRGSTNTSTSDAERQLQLDRMHQQILAEYEGGRETLMIYQRSYRAAVERFLSFASENKQVYTKVMDLHQQVEKQFEKNQGSAAAQLAVHLRVIVNVSLLYFRSDDSNSSLAHMLIKSPYMTYQAFQDAIQEVWRTHTSKLSVAPPKLGICGWLGRHHVTPRGLCSSMINTLTAVEGVVNKCSTVSPKLAQSVYVGEPIYDMMHESEKTVHLRNHYDLTDFTKTAKDNGLPPSADPEGKVVHRQEIGLSSYRNYQTFVIQETPEDSFTGQMPRYVSVIVQDDLCNVVQCGDRVRVWGVYRAGCGRADDTNNGIGRGYLVANYVAIRNKLASRLSNEITDDDRAKFKQLAQREDCLSILTRSMAPSICGHEIVKRGLLLALAGGTASDESSDHRIRGDIHVLLVGDPGCGKSQMLRFVMNLLPGTVSTTGRGSTGVGLTAAVVVDQETGERRVEGGAMVMGDRRVVCIDEFDKMQPSDRVAIHEVMEQQTVTVAKAGIHTTLNARCTVLAAANPSYGCWSEDMDVSQQLCFERSLISRFDLIFVVRDSATEAEDERIAEAVLRNLTQKSKVITAHKNSAQSGRPGGAPSCVIQPVEGDMNQEAFANATFDGYHWEEQWVPTSGDSARAKKAKSAGKATDGFLKSRTEMTYIDCEGVEHDVVDSSFLRKYIHYCKHLFYREMEAMEGWRASPEISEVARRAIVSLYSQLRTRAQQSEQHRLKLPQAVTPRTLEAIIRLCVAYTKLQLKRWVTTDCVAAVGKLLNYTLFGDAYDVFETEREPASDYEDESMSEDSPKRTRPSRSATTDSAAAAPVGEITGGGEHRPSEGKAPRTAQSSEVDNNNTAILLSCLRKLDTGDGVDLSDLYIEFSRSVRMSMDDFKKFLQTLHNQEPSPIVYSEDAFMVFSC from the coding sequence ATGTCGCGCATGAGAGGGTACCTAATGCGCGATGGCGCGAATCCTTCGCCGTCCCAGCGCTCGTCGCTGAACTCCGAGCGCCTGTTGACGGTGTCCGAGCTTGGCACTTCGAAGTCCATGGGTACGTACAGCGAGGACTATTCGAGTCTCACGAGCGGCTATTCGTCGCACAGACGCGGGTCGACAAACACGTCGACTTCCGACGCGGagcgccagctgcagctggaccGTATGCATCAGCAAATTCTCGCGGAATACGAGGGCGGCAGGGAGACGTTGATGATATACCAGCGCAGCTACCGCGCCGCTGTGGAACGCTTCCTGTCCTTTGCGAGTGAGAACAAGCAGGTTTACACGAAGGTGATGGACCTTCACCAGCAGGTGGAGAAACAGTTTGAGAAGAACCAGGGCAGCGCTGCCGCGCAGCTCGCTGTACACCTGCGTGTTATCGTGAATGTCAGTCTGCTATACTTCCGCAGCGACGACTCCAACTCGTCGCTGGCGCACATGCTTATAAAGTCTCCGTACATGACGTACCAGGCGTTCCAGGACGCCATCCAGGAGGTGTGGCGCACGCACACGTCGAAGCTGTCGGTGGCTCCGCCAAAGCTGGGGATTTGCGGTTGGTTGGGGCGTCACCACGTGACGCCGCGTGGActgtgcagcagcatgaTCAACACTCTGACTGCCGTTGAGGGTGTGGTGAACAAGTGTTCCACCGTCTCTCCTAAGCTCGCGCAGTCAGTGTACGTCGGCGAGCCAATTTACGACATGATGCACGAGTCCGAGAAGACGGTTCACCTGCGCAACCACTACGATCTCACGGATTTCACCAAGACTGCGAAGGATAACGGACTGCCGCCCAGTGCAGACCCCGAGGGGAAGGTGGTCCACCGTCAGGAGATTGGTCTCAGCAGCTACCGCAACTACCAAACGTTCGTCATCCAGGAAACTCCCGAAGACTCCTTCACCGGCCAGATGCCTCGCTACGTCTCCGTGATAGTGCAGGACGACCTGTGCAACGTGGTCCAGTGCGGCGACCGCGTTCGCGTCTGGGGCGTGTACCGCGCGGGTTGCGGCCGCGCTGACGACACCAACAACGGCATCGGCCGCGGTTACCTGGTGGCAAACTACGTTGCGATCCGTAACAAGTTGGCCAGCAGGCTGTCCAATGAGATCACCGACGACGATCGCGCCAAGTTCAAGCAGCTGGCGCAGAGGGAGGACTGCCTGAGCATCTTAACTCGTTCAATGGCTCCTTCCATCTGCGGCCACGAGATCGTGAAGCGCGGCCTTTTGCTTGCGTTGGCTGGTGGGACGGCCAGCGACGAGTCCAGTGACCATCGCATTAGGGGTGACATTCACGTGCTGTTGGTGGGTGATCCGGGTTGCGGTAAGTCTCAGATGTTGCGCTTCGTGATGAACCTGCTTCCTGGAACGGTCTCTACTACCGGCCGCGGTTCCACCGGCGTGGGTCTGACGGCAGCCGTGGTCGTGGACCAGGAGACCGGCGAACGGCGCGTCGAGGGAGGCGCCATGGTGATGGGAGACCGCCGTGTGGTCTGCATTGATGAGTTCGACAAAATGCAACCAAGTGATCGTGTTGCGATTCACGAGGTGATGGAACAGCAGACGGTTACCGTTGCCAAAGCTGGTATTCACACAACGCTGAATGCGCGCTGCACTGtcctcgccgccgccaacccGTCGTACGGCTGTTGGAGTGAGGACATGGACGTCTCGCAGCAGTTGTGCTTCGAGCGCTCCTTGATTTCTAGGTTTGACCTTATTTTCGTGGTGCGGGACTCCGCCACCGAAGCCGAGGACGAGCGCATCGCGGAGGCGGTTCTCCGCAACCTCACCCAGAAGTCCAAAGTGATAACTGCGCACAAGAACTCCGCGCAGTCGGGCCGCCCAGGTGGCGCCCCCAGTTGCGTCATTCAGCCGGTTGAGGGAGACATGAACCAAGAGGCTTTTGCGAATGCCACCTTCGACGGCTACCACTGGGAGGAGCAGTGGGTACCCACTTCGGGCGATTCCGCTAGGGCGAAGAAGGCCAAGTCAGCAGGCAAGGCGACTGACGGCTTCCTAAAGAGCCGGACGGAGATGACGTACATCGACTGCGAGGGCGTGGAGCACGACGTCGTTGACTCGTCGTTTCTGCGCAAGTACATTCACTACTGCAAGCATCTGTTCTACCGCGAGATGGAAGCGATGGAGGGCTGGCGTGCCTCCCCCGAGATCAGCGAGGTTGCTCGCCGTGCCATAGTGTCGCTCTACTCCCAGCTTAGGACCCGGGCGCAGCAGTCCGAGCAGCACCGGTTGAAGCTCCCGCAGGCAGTAACGCCTCGTACATTGGAGGCTATCATCCGTCTGTGTGTGGCCTACACGAAGCTGCAGCTGAAGCGGTGGGTCACCACTGACTGCGTGGCAGCAGTGGGCAAGCTGCTTAACTACACACTTTTCGGTGATGCGTACGACGTTTTCGAGACTGAGCGCGAGCCCGCGTCAGACTATGAAGACGAGTCTATGTCCGAGGATTCGCCCAAACGCACGCGCCCTAGTCGATCCGCTACTACCGACTCCGCAGCGGCTGCACCAGTTGGCGAGATCACTGGCGGCGGGGAACACAGACCGTCAGAAGGCAAGGCGCCGCGCACCGCCCAATCTTCTGAAGTCGATAACAACAACACCGCAATTCTTCTGTCATGCCTGCGCAAGCTAGACACCGGCGATGGTGTTGACCTGTCGGACCTCTACATAGAGTTCTCGAGATCGGTGCGCATGTCCATGGACGATTTCAAGAAGTTCCTTCAGACTCTGCACAACCAGGAGCCGTCTCCCATCGTCTACTCGGAGGACGCGTTCATGGTCTTCAGCTGCTGA
- a CDS encoding ribosomal protein S12, putative: MRPDLILRSSIRVTGAVAALSSGVKLRMRAAGLTATTSSLHHSAHGPPDSSVGCNANESYSPCGKRGVMAASAASHRRDWLQPSALMGIQRSFIAAKRPLGFHLCRHFSTRNISGRLFYRRRPKMIPRYKPKNRRSCWLEGCPQKKGVCVTLRVVTPRKPNSGLRKVARVRLSTGRTVTCHVPGEGHNLHTHSVVLVRGGRCQDVSGCHYKVIRGKYDLLPVKNRASSRSKYGIRLSDAVIEKRRLRKNQLHVSTELDREVFNTLLLHDWVNPDGSRRTEPLGPDEPVPVDIFNFNSRLRSIVHANKG; the protein is encoded by the coding sequence ATGCGCCCTGATCTCATATTGAGATCCTCGATCAGGGTGACTGGCGCCGTTGCAGCGCTGTCCAGCGGGGTGAAGCTACGCATGCGAGCGGCAGGTCTTACGGCCACGACATCATCACTCCATCATTCAGCACATGGGCCACCGGATTCGTCTGTCGGATGCAATGCAAATGAGTCGTACTCCCCTTGTGGGAAGCGTGGAGTTATGGCTGCTTCTGCCGCATCTCACCGTCGTGATTGGCTTCAGCCTTCTGCTCTGATGGGGATCCAAAGAAGCTTCATTGCTGCGAAAAGGCCACTTGGATTCCACCTTTGTCGCCACTTCAGCACGAGGAATATAAGCGGGAGGCTATTTTACCGGCGGCGTCCCAAGATGATACCCCGCTACAAGCCGAAGAACCGTAGGTCGTGCTGGTTAGAAGGCTGCCCTCAGAAGAAGGGCGTCTGCGTGACGCTTAGGGTCGTGACACCGCGTAAGCCTAATTCTGGGTTGCGCAAAGTAGCCAGGGTGCGGCTGAGCACTGGAAGAACGGTCACGTGCCACGTACCCGGCGAAGGCCACAACCTTCACACGCATTCGGTGGTGCTGGTGCGTGGCGGTCGCTGCCAAGATGTGAGCGGGTGCCACTACAAGGTCATTCGCGGGAAGTATGACCTGCTGCCGGTGAAGAACCGCGCTTCGTCGCGCTCCAAGTACGGCATAAGGCTGTCCGACGCTGTTATTGAGAAACGCCGCCTGCGGAAGAACCAGTTGCACGTCAGCACCGAGTTGGACCGAGAGGTGTTTAACACGCTGCTTCTACACGATTGGGTGAACCCGGACGGATCGCGGCGCACCGAGCCCTTGGGCCCCGATGAGCCTGTTCCCGTGGACATTTTCAACTTCAACAGCCGTCTTCGCAGCATCGTGCACGCCAACAAGGGCTAG
- a CDS encoding DNA polymerase alpha subunit, putative, whose translation MRGTIGMGMGMGMAPGFAMSYPRPPVPQHFQYHQQYSTAAKEFYEPRPQTPMEEQRSVDAPQSMIVEPTPPSQDLSEGIDMDKVLQEADMMSQEPAEVLDESIVADFGEVDADVVDVSTTSPNEKVASELETALPKDSKDVAFYILDVHEDLGGLLRLFGKLHSGGGRTESAMVTVRQFMRCLFFKARMDLDLSDMPEAENSYERAFMKRFFAEFEPIRKSYGIKKVKYKLVKRTLLRYGPSEPALYVKVCYPFSHPQLRNEHYQGTTYSDVYGATTTPAELFLVKRKIKGPSWLRIIDAQRSSENVSTCKHELDVETHKNVELWNARESENLPTPTLCVASVSVKTFFASQTNQEVLQIAMIYDNVFPVDASEIKSLNRCNQYVGIRKINKQPWPTEMSAFLAKRPYFRIFEQERGLLANFMKTLEVIDPDVVVGHDITQNVGEVLLKRCNLLNIPLRVSFSRLRLLRKAPHPFFAGRIFCDTRVLTKELHHNRSNYDLSSCVSDLVYSSQVKDHSFYTKNSFNITELSPCFGEDSMKNLLVLAQANSKCCLDSFNLLIKLQALQLTKELTNIAGNLWSRSVQCARSERNDFLLLHEFHRAKYIIDHNFEKYHKHSSTTADNEEDEGDKKKKTYEGGLVLEPVTGLYDNFILLLDFNSLYPSIIQEFNVCFTTVKLNEDESVEVVSDVGGMLPQILRRLVELRASVKAAIAAEKNETRKSQLGVRQLALKLVANSLYGCLGSVYSRFHARHMAAYITQQGRMVLQATREKVEKQFALRVIYGDTDSLMIDTNIRDDGSESAFEAAHQIAGTLMATINKSHKKLEIGMDAIFSRLLLLKKKKYAALKVVDYKNKKFAREIKGLDFIRRDWSILTKEVGNALIAIILSDKHNENKEQGVENTVEKIHDTLKEVNKSIVEGQIPPKAWVITRQLAKNPEEYAANSNLPHVTVALRLNASGASFAAGHEVPFIICSKESIERYMKSQNAEEGEGAESLDAKLRSLCNRAYSLTEFQQKQLEADIQYYKTQQLLPPIMRLCGVIEGTDPQKLASCLQIEDSVSRTILNTNYSSFDYGEHESKAMSLINKSEERYKEVEMTTSVPCQFCNTAVHANYFLKHMSCSNCGNWLPLHAMRNWITRTIYEISMQSSFCIRICNICNTTTPSVCIGDNDVCPQPTCQSRDAMEVVLPASKIYLYYEYLIFMTEGALKNEAGGEREETLVNVTVDVNGKMTVLNTQNPFRKVRAFRDILERTVQLSNLRATSGFRVCGQYILGILEALPFMQYHTVDYRAERAELCKLVKQLQKRNAYSVVNLGEVFRTLTVR comes from the exons ATGCGAGGCACCATTGGCATGGGTATGGGTATGGGTATGGCGCCAGGCTTCGCGATGTCATATCCGCGTCCACCGGTTCCCCAGCACTTCCAATACCACCAACAGTACTCCACAGCTGCAAAAGAGTTTTATGAACCGCGGCCGCAAACTCCCATGGAGGAACAGCGGTCCGTCGATGCCCCCCAAAGCATGATCGTTGAGCCAACTCCACCAAGTCAAGACCTCTCCGAGGGTATCGACATGGACAAGGTGCTACAGGAGGCGGACATGATGTCACAAGAGCCTGCGGAGGTCCTAGACGAATCCATCGTTGCAGACTTCGGCGAGGTGGATGCCGACGTGGTGGATGTGTCCACGACCAGCCCAAACGAAAAAGTTGCCTCGGAGTTAGAAACGGCGCTGCCCAAGGATTCAAAGGACGTGGCATTCTATATCCTAGACGTACATGAGGACCTGGGAGGCCTCCTCAGGTTGTTCGGCAAGCTGCACTCAGGAGGCGGCCGGACGGAGAGCGCCATGGTCACCGTGCGGCAGTTCATGCGATGCCTCTTCTTCAAGGCGCGCATGGACCTCGATCTCAGCGACATGCCCGAGGCGGAGAACAGTTACGAGCGCGCTTTCATGAAACGCTTCTTCGCCGAGTTCGAGCCCATACGTAAAAGCTACGGAATCAAAAAGGTCAAGTACAAACTGGTGAAGAGGACGCTGCTGAGGTACGGCCCGTCGGAGCCGGCGCTATACGTCAAGGTCTGCTACCCGTTCAGCCATCCACAGCTCAGGAACGAGCACTACCAGGGCACCACTTACAGCGACGTGTACGGCGCCACGACGACGCCGGCGGAACTGTTCCTG GTGAAACGGAAAATCAAGGGACCGTCTTGGTTGCGCATCATAGACGCGCAAAGGTCTTCGGAAAACGTCAGCACGTGCAAACACGAGCTCGATGTGGAGACCCACAAGAACGTGGAACTTTGGAACGCGCGAGAATCGGAGAATTTGCCAACGCCTACGTTATGCGTGGCGTCCGTGTCCGTTAAGACGTTTTTCGCCTCCCAAACGAACCAGGAGGTCCTGCAAATCGCAATGATATACGACAATGTGTTCCCCGTGGACGCGTCAGAGATCAAGTCCCTGAACCGCTGTAACCAGTACGTTGGAATCCGCAAGATCAACAAGCAGCCCTGGCCGACGGAAATGAGCGCTTTCCTGGCAAAAAGGCCGTATTTCCGCATTTTCGAACAGGAGAGAGGGCTGTTGGCGAATTTCATGAAAACGCTGGAGGTAATTGACCCCGACGTGGTGGTAGGCCACGACATAACGCAAAACGTGGGGGAGGTCCTCCTCAAGCGCTGCAACCTGCTCAACATACCGCTTCGGGTGTCGTTCTCGCGCTTGAGGCTCTTGAGGAAGGCCCCGCACCCATTCTTCGCTGGTAGGATTTTCTGTGACACTagggtgctgaccaaggagCTGCACCACAACCGCAGCAACTACGACCTAAGCAGCTGCGTGTCGGATCTCGTGTACTCATCGCAGGTCAAAGACCACTCATTCTACACGAAAAACTCCTTCAACATAACGGAGCTCTCGCCGTGCTTTGGTGAGGATTCGATGAAGAACCTGTTGGTGCTGGCACAGGCAAACTCGAAGTGCTGCCTAGACTCCTTCAACTTGTTGATCAAGCTGCAAGCGCTGCAGCTCACCAAGGAGCTCACCAACATCGCGGGCAATCTGTGGTCCCGAAGTGTCCAGTGCGCGAGATCGGAGCGTAACGATTTCCTGCTGCTACACGAGTTCCACCGAGCGAAGTACATCATCGACCACAACTTCGAAAAGTACCACAAGCATTCGTCGACAACGGCTGACAACGAGGAGGACGAGGGCGacaagaagaagaagaccTACGAGGGCGGTTTGGTGCTGGAGCCCGTGACGGGGCTGTACGACAACTTCATCCTGCTCCTCGATTTCAACTCTCTGTACCCGTCTATCATCCAGGAGTTCAACGTGTGCTTCACCACCGTGAAGTTGAACGAGGACGAAAGCGTGGAGGTGGTGTCGGATGTGGGCGGCATGCTGCCGCAAATTCTTAGACGCCTGGTGGAGCTGCGTGCCTCTGTCAAGGCAGCCATCGCGGCGGAGAAAAACGAGACGCGCAAATCCCAACTCGGGGTGCGGCAGCTGGCGCTCAAACTGGTGGCCAACTCGCTTTACGGTTGTCTCGGAAGTGTATACTCCCGCTTCCACGCGCGGCACATGGCCGCCTACATTACCCAGCAAGGCAGGATGGTGCTCCAGGCGACACGCGAAAAGGTGGAGAAGCAATTCGCGCTGCGAGTTATATACGGTGATACCGATTCTCTGATGATCGACACGAACATACGCGACGACGGTTCTGAGAGCGCCTTCGAGGCTGCCCACCAAATCGCCGGCACGCTCATGGCGACGATCAACAAGTCCCATAAGAAGCTTGAGATCGGCATGGACGCCATATTTAGTCGGCTGCTGCTgttgaagaagaagaagtaCGCCGCGCTCAAGGTGGTGGACTACAAGAACAAGAAGTTCGCACGGGAAATAAAGGGTCTGGATTTCATCAGGCGTGACTGGTCTATTCTGACGAAGGAGGTCGGAAACGCGCTCATTGCGATCATCCTGAGTGACAAGCACAACGAGAACAAGGAGCAGGGCGTGGAGAACACGGTGGAGAAGATCCACGACACCCTCAAGGAGGTGAACAAGAGCATAGTCGAGGGGCAGATCCCTCCGAAAGCATGGGTCATCACCCGCCAGCTGGCGAAGAACCCTGAGGAGTATGCCGCAAATTCAAACCTGCCCCACGTGACAGTTGCGTTACGGTTGAATGCGTCCGGTGCCAGCTTTGCCGCGGGGCACGAGGTGCCCTTCATCATCTGTTCCAAGGAATCCATCGAGAGGTACATGAAGTCGCAAAACGCTGAAGAAGGAGAAGGCGCCGAAAGTTTAGACGCCAAACTCCGGAGCCTCTGCAACCGCGCGTACAGCCTCACGGAATTCCAGCAGAAGCAGCTAGAAGCGGACATACAGTACTACAaaacgcagcagctgctgccaccTATTATGCGTTTATGCGGCGTCATTGAAGGCACAGACCCGCAGAAGCTGGCAAGCTGCCTGCAGATAGAGGACTCGGTCAGCAGGACCATCCTCAACACCAACTACAGCTCCTTCGACTACGGGGAGCATGAATCCAAGGCGATGTCGCTCATCAACAAGAGCGAGGAGCGCTACAAGGAGGTTGAGATGACGACGTCAGTGCCGTGCCAGTTCTGCAACACTGCTGTCCACGCCAACTATTTCCTGAAGCACATGTCGTGCAGCAACTGCGGCAACTGGTTGCCGCTGCACGCAATGCGCAACTGGATCACCCGCACCATCTACGAGATATCGATGCAATCGTCGTTCTGCATTCGGATATGCAACATTTGTAACACCACGACGCCGAGCGTTTGCATTGGGGACAACGACGTCTGCCCGCAGCCTACGTGCCAGAGCCGCGACGCCATGGAAGTAGTGCTCCCCGCGTCGAAAATCTACCTCTACTACGAGTACCTCATATTCATGACCGAGGGCGCACTCAAAAACGAGGCTGGGGGTGAACGCGAGGAGACCCTGGTGAACGTCACGGTGGACGTCAACGGAAAGATGACCGTGCTAAACACGCAAAACCCGTTCCGCAAGGTGCGCGCGTTCCGTGACATACTGGAACGCACCGTGCAGCTGTCTAACCTGCGCGCGACTTCGGGCTTTCGTGTCTGCGGGCAGTACATACTGGGCATCCTCGAGGCGCTGCCGTTTATGCAGTACCATACCGTCGACTACCGCGCGGAACGCGCAGAGCTCTGCAAACTGgtgaagcagctgcagaagcGCAACGCCTACAGCGTCGTTAACCTGGGCGAGGTCTTCCGCACACTCACTGTGCGGTGA